The window CGGGCACGCGCTGGTGGCGCTGCACGCCGGGCTGCCGGTCCGCGGCATCACGCTGCTCCCCATCGGCGGCGTCACCATGATGGACACCTCGCAGACCGGTCCGCCGGAGCCCGCCACCGAGATGCGCGTGGCCGCCGCCGGCCCGCTGGTGAACTTCTTTCTCGCCGCGGTCGGAGCGTTCGCGGTGCTGGCCATCTATCCCGAGGCGCGGGTCTGGCTGTGGCAGCAGCCGCTCGTCAACGCCTCGAATCTGCCGCGCGCGCTGGTGTGGGCGAATCTCCTGATGGGGCTCTTCAACCTGCTGCCCGCGTATCCCATGGACGGCGGCCGCATCCTGCGCGCCATGCTGGCGCGCGACTCCGACTACCTCGCCGCGACGCGCCGCGCCGTGATGGTGGGCCAGGCGTTCGCCACCGCCTTCATGGTGCTGGGCGCGTTCTACGGCGCCGGGCTGATGCTGGTCGGCATCTTCCTGTTCTTCGCCACGCAGCTCGAAGAGCGCGCCATCGTCTTCCAGACGGTGCTCGAGCAGGTGCGGCTGGAAGAGGTGATGCTCACCGACTTCCGCACGCTCTCGCCCGCCGACACGCTGGAAGACGCGCTCTCCAAGGCGGTGCACTCGCTGCAGGACGACTTCCCTGTCATCCGCGGCTCGGACATGGTGGGCGTGGTCTCGCGGCAGAAGCTGCTGACGGCCCTGCGCGACGAAGGCAACGCCTACGTCCAGTCGGTGATGAACCGCGCCTTCGACATCGCGCAGCGCGGCGAGACCCTCGCCTCCGCCCTCAAGAAGTTCACCGCGCAGGAGCTCACCCTGCTGCCCGTGGTCGAAGCCGGCCGCCTCATCGGCATCGTCACCCTCCAAGGCATGATGCACTCCATGCAGCTGCTCTCGGAGTCGCGCAAGATCAAGCGGGTCGCGGATGACGACGAATAAGTTTTCAGACGTCAGACTCAGACATCAGCGCCACCCGGTTTTGGCTGAAGTCTGAAGTCTGAAGTCTGAAGACTACAGCCGCATCGCCTTCACCAGCTTGACCGCTTCGATCCCGCGCAGCTCCTCGAGCACCGCCTCCGTGGGCTTCGAGTCCACGTGCACCACGGCGATGGCCTCGGCCGGCTTGCCGTTCTTCTCCCGCCGCCCCAGGGAGAAATTGGCGATGTTGATGGCGTGGCGGCCAAGGATGGTGCCCACCTTGCCGATGACGCCTGGCACGTCCTGGTTGCGCATGTAGATGAGGTCGCGCTCCAGCGGCGCTTCGATGTCGATGTCGTCGACGGCGAGCAGCCGCGGCGACTTGCCGTGCAACACCGCGCCCTTGGCAAGGTGCTCCTCCGCGTTCGTCTTGATCAGGAGCGACAGCACGCTGCCGGCGCCGCCGGTGGAGGTCCGGGGCTTCTTGATCTCCGTGACCTCGACCCCGCGCTCCGCCGCGATCGACGCCGCGTTCACCAGGTTCGCCTTCTCCGCGAGCATCTGGTTGAGGATGCCCTTGACGGCGGCGTTGCGCAGCAGCTCGGTCTTCCACTCCGCGATGCGTCCGGAGTAGCGCACCGAGACCGCTTCCACGTTGCCCGCGGTCACGTTGGCGAGGAACGCGCCCAGGCGTTCCGCCAGGGAGATGTAGGGCTGCATCTCGACGTATTCCTCGTGACTGAGCGACGGCACGTTGACCGCGTTCTGGATGACGCCGCGCTTCAGGTACTCGCGCACCTGCATGGCGATCTGCACGCCGACGGCGTCCTGCGCCTCTTTCGTCGACCCCGCGATGTGCGGCGTGGCGAGCACGTTGTCGAGCGCCAGCAGCGCGCTCGCTTTCGGCGGCTCCTCGGTGAAGACGTCGAGCGCGGCGCCGGCGATGTGCCCGGACTTCAGCGCGGCGGCGAGCGCGGCTTCGTCGATGAGCTCGCCGCGCGCGCAGTTCACCAGGCGCGCGCCTTTCTTCATCTTCGCCAGCGTCTGCGCGTGGATCATGCCCTGCGTCTGCGGCGTCAGCCCGACGTGCAGCGAGAGGTAGTCGGCGTCGCGGTAGATCTCATCGAGCGCGGCCAGCGTGATGCCGAGCTCGCGCACTAGCACCGTCGAGACGAACGGGTCGTGCGCGACCACCTTCATGCCGAAGGCCTTCGCGCGCTTCGCCACTTCCACGCCGATGCGCCCCAGCCCGACGATGCCGAGCGTCTTGCCGCGCAGCTCGGTGCCCTGCAGCGCTTTCTTCTCCCACTTGCCGGCGCGCGTGCTGGCGTCCGCCTTGGCGAGGTGCCGCGCCAGCGCGAGCATCAGCGCGAAGGTGTGCTCGGCGACCGCGACCGCGTTCGCGCCGGGGGTGTTCATCACCGCGATGCCGCGCTTGGTCGCGGCCTCGACGTCGATGTTGTCCACCCCCACGCCCGCTCGCCCGATCACGCGCAGCTTCTT of the Terriglobales bacterium genome contains:
- a CDS encoding site-2 protease family protein, with product MRTWSIPLGKVFGVDLRLHWTFLLLLLFVLVPTPENPVAPGRAFALLGIVFGSVLLHELGHALVALHAGLPVRGITLLPIGGVTMMDTSQTGPPEPATEMRVAAAGPLVNFFLAAVGAFAVLAIYPEARVWLWQQPLVNASNLPRALVWANLLMGLFNLLPAYPMDGGRILRAMLARDSDYLAATRRAVMVGQAFATAFMVLGAFYGAGLMLVGIFLFFATQLEERAIVFQTVLEQVRLEEVMLTDFRTLSPADTLEDALSKAVHSLQDDFPVIRGSDMVGVVSRQKLLTALRDEGNAYVQSVMNRAFDIAQRGETLASALKKFTAQELTLLPVVEAGRLIGIVTLQGMMHSMQLLSESRKIKRVADDDE
- the serA gene encoding phosphoglycerate dehydrogenase, which codes for MKIVVAEKIAPAALAALKEEAKWTVVGPENINGNLAAELESADALIVRSAVFVDGKTLESAKKLRVIGRAGVGVDNIDVEAATKRGIAVMNTPGANAVAVAEHTFALMLALARHLAKADASTRAGKWEKKALQGTELRGKTLGIVGLGRIGVEVAKRAKAFGMKVVAHDPFVSTVLVRELGITLAALDEIYRDADYLSLHVGLTPQTQGMIHAQTLAKMKKGARLVNCARGELIDEAALAAALKSGHIAGAALDVFTEEPPKASALLALDNVLATPHIAGSTKEAQDAVGVQIAMQVREYLKRGVIQNAVNVPSLSHEEYVEMQPYISLAERLGAFLANVTAGNVEAVSVRYSGRIAEWKTELLRNAAVKGILNQMLAEKANLVNAASIAAERGVEVTEIKKPRTSTGGAGSVLSLLIKTNAEEHLAKGAVLHGKSPRLLAVDDIDIEAPLERDLIYMRNQDVPGVIGKVGTILGRHAINIANFSLGRREKNGKPAEAIAVVHVDSKPTEAVLEELRGIEAVKLVKAMRL